A window of Bufo gargarizans isolate SCDJY-AF-19 chromosome 9, ASM1485885v1, whole genome shotgun sequence contains these coding sequences:
- the LOC122919506 gene encoding neuronal calcium sensor 1 isoform X2, giving the protein MVTARSRNTRHCVRYKGFIKDCPSGQLDATGFQKIYKQFFPFGDPTKFATFVFNVFDENKDGRIEFAEFIQALSVTSRGTLDEKLRWAFKLYDLDNDGYITRNEMLDIVDAIYQMVGNTVELPEEENTPEKRVDRIFAMMDKNSDGKLTLQEFQEGSKADPSIVQALSLYDGLV; this is encoded by the exons ATGGTGACTGCGAGAAGCAGAAATACAAGGCACTGTGTGAG GTACAAAGGCTTTATCAAGGACTGTCCTAGTGGTCAGCTGGACGCCACCGGATTCCAGAAGATTTATAAGCAATTCTTCCCATTTGGAGACCCCACAAAATTTGCCACTTTCGTCTTTAATGTTTTTGATGAGAACAAA GATGGGAGGATTGAGTTTGCAGAGTTTATCCAGGCCTTGTCGGTGACTTCACGTGGGACGCTGGATGAGAAGCTGAGAT GGGCTTTTAAGCTGTATGACCTGGACAATGACGGGTACATCACACGGAACGAGATGCTGGACATAGTGGACGCCATTTATCAGATGGTG GGGAACACGGTAGAGCTTCCCGAGGAGGAGAACACCCCAGAGAAGAGAGTAGATCGGATTTTTGCAATGATGGACAAG AACTCAGACGGTAAACTCACCCTGCAAGAATTCCAAGAAGGATCAAAGGCAGACCCATCAATTGTGCAAGCGCTGTCACTATATGACGGGCTGGTATAG